A single region of the Prochlorococcus marinus str. MIT 0917 genome encodes:
- a CDS encoding GNAT family N-acetyltransferase: MALREVYEDAIRTCDKSLYSPEQIEAWSALAYLPGILDKPLKQGVGWVSCVNKTIEAFALKYPHNRLALLYCRGRSSRQGHATALLHQIEEDTLKDRPINLKTEASLCSYQLLLRHGWTIIAPEEIQIGGVHFSRYLMEKTLY; encoded by the coding sequence ATTGCTCTCAGAGAAGTTTATGAAGATGCTATTCGAACTTGCGATAAATCCTTGTATAGCCCAGAACAGATTGAAGCATGGTCAGCATTAGCATATCTGCCTGGGATTTTAGATAAACCTTTGAAGCAAGGCGTGGGCTGGGTGAGTTGTGTTAATAAAACGATTGAAGCATTTGCTTTGAAATATCCCCATAATCGCTTGGCATTACTTTATTGCCGAGGACGTTCGTCTCGTCAGGGGCATGCTACAGCTCTATTACATCAAATTGAGGAAGATACTCTCAAAGATAGACCTATTAATTTAAAAACAGAGGCAAGTTTATGTAGTTATCAACTTCTTTTACGTCATGGATGGACAATTATTGCTCCCGAGGAAATACAAATAGGTGGTGTTCATTTTTCTCGTTATTTAATGGAAAAAACTTTGTATTAA
- the ppk1 gene encoding polyphosphate kinase 1 — MTSPKINNETYINRELSWIDFNKRVLELAIEEETPLLEKIKFSSIFSNNLDEFFMVRVASLKSQVEGGISKRSQDGKSPEEQLIEIRNYLDPILKTQQYKTRKYIEEDFKKNNIFILEYKELNERQKVWIDNYFTTAIFPILTPLAVDPSHPFPFISNLSLNLAAIIVDNESDKEQFTRIKIPGESISRFISIPVELNNKESTKYTGIAIEQIIANNLSMLFPGMDVKEYSFFRVTRDADLELRDIEADDLMSALEEGLRKRRKGGEVVRLEVSINTPKVILDLLQEGMNIDKENLYQIEGLLALDELIELTTFNLPKLKFKEHQGITHSSLKNSQLREQEELDTRNKSNFKSIFSIIRRNDLLVHHPYNLFSTSVEEFINQAAEDKQVMGIKMTLYRISKDSLIIDALIRAAEKGKQVMALVELKARFDEDNNIQWAKQLEQAGVHVVYGVIGLKTHTKIALIIRKEKNRLRTYFHIGTGNYNSKTSRTYTDFGLLSCQPELGQDLIELFNYLTGFAKQQSYRKLLVAPVTLRSGIENLIKREINYAKNGLPAKIIAKMNSLVDPEIIKLLYIASQEGVEIELIIRGMCCLYPQKKGLSENIKVTSIIGRFLEHSRIFWFSNDGDAEVFIGSADWMRRNLDRRVEAVTPIQDNKIKKEIKHLLDCYLEENKDSWKMQSDGSFAKNPILNDKKKYIQEKIIKLYKKEEN, encoded by the coding sequence ATGACTAGTCCAAAAATCAATAATGAAACTTATATTAATCGTGAACTGAGTTGGATAGATTTTAATAAACGTGTTTTAGAACTTGCTATAGAAGAAGAAACACCATTACTAGAAAAAATTAAATTCAGTTCAATCTTTAGCAATAATTTAGACGAATTTTTTATGGTTAGAGTTGCCTCATTAAAATCACAAGTAGAAGGTGGAATCTCAAAAAGAAGCCAAGATGGAAAATCTCCTGAAGAACAACTTATTGAAATTCGAAATTATTTAGACCCTATTTTAAAGACGCAGCAATATAAAACAAGAAAATATATAGAAGAGGACTTTAAAAAAAATAATATATTTATACTTGAATATAAAGAGTTAAATGAAAGACAAAAGGTTTGGATAGATAATTATTTTACAACTGCAATTTTTCCGATCCTAACCCCCTTAGCAGTTGACCCTTCTCATCCATTCCCTTTTATAAGTAATCTAAGTTTAAATTTAGCTGCAATTATCGTCGATAATGAATCAGATAAAGAACAATTTACCCGCATAAAAATTCCTGGTGAAAGTATTTCTAGATTTATAAGTATTCCAGTTGAACTAAATAATAAAGAATCAACAAAATACACAGGAATTGCCATTGAACAAATCATTGCAAATAATCTATCCATGCTTTTCCCTGGGATGGATGTTAAAGAATATTCATTCTTTCGCGTTACAAGAGATGCTGATCTAGAGCTTCGTGACATTGAAGCTGATGATTTAATGAGTGCATTAGAAGAAGGTTTACGCAAGCGTCGCAAAGGAGGTGAAGTAGTGAGGCTAGAAGTCTCTATAAATACGCCAAAGGTAATTCTTGATCTTTTACAAGAAGGGATGAATATTGACAAAGAAAATTTATATCAAATTGAGGGGTTACTAGCATTAGATGAATTAATAGAATTAACAACTTTCAATCTACCGAAATTAAAATTTAAAGAGCATCAAGGCATTACTCATAGTTCACTCAAAAATAGTCAATTGCGAGAACAAGAAGAATTAGATACTAGAAATAAAAGCAATTTTAAAAGTATATTCTCGATTATTCGCCGTAATGATTTACTAGTCCATCACCCATACAATCTTTTCTCAACCTCAGTCGAAGAGTTTATTAATCAAGCTGCGGAAGATAAGCAAGTCATGGGAATCAAAATGACCTTGTATAGAATTTCCAAGGACTCTTTAATTATTGATGCACTAATAAGAGCTGCTGAGAAAGGAAAACAAGTAATGGCGCTCGTTGAACTAAAAGCAAGATTTGATGAAGATAATAATATCCAATGGGCAAAACAATTAGAACAAGCTGGAGTTCATGTTGTTTATGGAGTCATTGGACTAAAAACTCATACAAAAATTGCTTTGATCATAAGAAAAGAAAAAAACAGATTAAGAACATACTTTCATATTGGTACTGGTAATTATAATTCAAAAACGTCTAGAACATATACAGATTTTGGCTTACTATCTTGCCAGCCTGAGCTTGGTCAAGATCTTATTGAACTATTTAATTATCTGACTGGGTTTGCTAAACAACAGTCCTACAGAAAATTATTAGTTGCACCGGTAACTCTTAGAAGTGGAATAGAAAATCTAATCAAAAGAGAAATCAATTATGCAAAAAATGGCTTGCCGGCAAAGATAATAGCCAAAATGAATTCCCTAGTAGATCCAGAAATTATAAAGCTACTTTATATAGCATCACAGGAAGGAGTAGAAATTGAACTTATCATTAGAGGAATGTGCTGCCTATATCCTCAGAAAAAAGGCTTAAGCGAAAATATAAAAGTAACAAGCATTATTGGTAGGTTTTTAGAACATTCAAGAATCTTTTGGTTTTCCAACGATGGAGATGCAGAAGTATTTATTGGTAGTGCAGATTGGATGAGGCGTAATTTAGATCGAAGAGTTGAAGCAGTTACACCTATTCAAGACAATAAAATTAAAAAAGAAATTAAACATTTATTAGATTGTTATTTAGAAGAAAATAAAGACTCTTGGAAGATGCAAAGTGATGGTAGCTTCGCCAAAAATCCAATTTTGAATGATAAGAAAAAATATATTCAAGAAAAAATTATTAAACTATACAAGAAAGAAGAAAATTAA
- a CDS encoding molybdopterin oxidoreductase family protein: MTEKIKNLTTQCPYCGVGCGLEMQPPAEIGKAVRRDADGYPMWRSRGDRNHPSNLGQICIKGATVGETLSPGRLNQPLYRDNFNDKYRPISWNEATDKIVSQIKKSLIKKGPNSIAMYGSGQFHTEDYYIAQKLLKGALGTNNFDANSRLCMSSAVAGYNLSLGSDGPPCCYEDLDHYTVAFLIGTNTAECHPVLFQRLLKRKKRHPDKVKIIVIDPRLTDTAKAADIYLPIAPGSDLALLYGIANLVLKKNGQNTEFIENHTDQYSEFLEIVKNWTPRKVARFCGIPEKKLEEVANMFNHHERVLSLWSMGVNQRREGTAVVGGLINLHLLTGQIGKEGAGPFSLTGQPNAMGGREAGGLSHLLPGYRHVASTKHRQVVENHWDFPAGSISEEPGLNAWQQIEAMEKGEIDLWWVAATNPLVSMPDLNRVKAAIKNCSLVVLSEAYVNTETSHYAHLLLPAAQWSEKAGVMTNSERRITYCPAFRPCFGQSRPDWEIFAEVGQKLGFIDQFTYGSSSEVYSEFTALTHGRLCDSSGLNHELLKSIGPQQWPFPKGGNPTKEAKRLYEDKRFATPNGRAQFYTKQPMGIAEPPCDMYPLVLTVGRYLGQWHTMTRTGKVNRLNKMHPEPLLEIHPMDAKDMNIKDGELSALNSRRGYLTVRVKETDRIRRGTVFLPMHWGFTQTNHCETNNLMHEQSCPVSKQPELKASAVIVAPVNPVNQPIENDKKGFVKYVKEIVNIQ; this comes from the coding sequence ATGACAGAAAAAATTAAAAATTTAACTACTCAATGTCCATATTGTGGAGTTGGATGTGGTCTAGAAATGCAACCACCAGCTGAAATCGGAAAGGCAGTCCGTAGAGATGCAGATGGTTATCCAATGTGGAGATCTAGAGGAGATCGCAATCATCCATCCAACCTTGGACAAATATGTATTAAAGGTGCAACCGTAGGAGAAACCTTGTCTCCAGGGAGATTAAATCAACCTCTGTATCGAGATAATTTCAATGATAAATATCGACCGATTAGCTGGAATGAAGCTACAGATAAAATAGTTTCACAGATCAAAAAAAGTTTAATCAAAAAAGGTCCAAACTCTATAGCGATGTATGGTTCTGGACAATTTCATACTGAAGACTACTATATTGCTCAAAAATTACTCAAAGGAGCTTTAGGTACAAATAATTTTGATGCAAATTCAAGACTATGCATGAGCTCAGCTGTGGCTGGATATAATTTAAGTCTTGGATCAGATGGTCCTCCTTGTTGTTATGAAGATCTTGATCACTACACCGTTGCATTCCTTATTGGCACTAATACTGCAGAATGCCATCCAGTACTTTTTCAACGTCTACTCAAAAGGAAAAAACGACATCCTGATAAAGTAAAAATTATTGTTATAGATCCAAGATTAACCGACACTGCAAAAGCTGCAGACATTTATTTACCTATTGCTCCCGGTAGCGACTTAGCTCTGTTATATGGTATTGCCAATTTAGTTCTGAAAAAGAATGGGCAAAATACAGAATTTATTGAAAATCATACAGATCAATATTCAGAATTCTTAGAGATTGTCAAAAATTGGACGCCACGAAAAGTTGCTCGCTTTTGTGGTATCCCAGAAAAAAAATTAGAAGAAGTAGCTAATATGTTTAATCATCACGAAAGGGTGCTCAGTCTTTGGTCAATGGGTGTAAATCAACGTAGAGAAGGTACTGCAGTTGTTGGAGGACTTATCAATCTACATCTTCTTACAGGACAAATTGGGAAAGAAGGAGCAGGACCTTTCTCACTTACAGGCCAGCCAAATGCTATGGGAGGACGTGAAGCAGGAGGCCTATCTCATCTACTACCTGGTTATAGACATGTTGCTAGTACAAAACATAGACAAGTAGTCGAAAATCACTGGGATTTTCCGGCTGGAAGTATCTCTGAAGAACCAGGTCTAAATGCCTGGCAACAAATTGAAGCAATGGAAAAAGGAGAAATAGATCTTTGGTGGGTGGCTGCAACAAACCCACTTGTAAGCATGCCTGATCTAAATCGAGTGAAAGCAGCAATAAAAAATTGTTCACTGGTTGTTTTATCTGAAGCATATGTAAATACTGAAACCTCTCATTACGCCCACCTATTATTACCCGCTGCACAGTGGAGTGAGAAAGCCGGTGTAATGACTAACTCAGAAAGGCGAATTACTTATTGTCCAGCTTTTCGTCCTTGCTTTGGTCAAAGTCGTCCAGATTGGGAGATCTTTGCTGAAGTAGGCCAAAAACTTGGATTTATTGATCAGTTTACTTACGGTTCTTCTTCTGAGGTATATTCAGAATTCACAGCTCTGACACACGGTCGTCTTTGTGATAGTTCGGGACTTAATCATGAATTACTAAAAAGTATTGGTCCCCAACAGTGGCCATTTCCAAAAGGGGGTAATCCGACAAAAGAAGCTAAGCGACTTTATGAAGATAAAAGATTTGCAACACCTAATGGTCGAGCCCAATTTTACACTAAGCAACCTATGGGAATCGCTGAACCTCCATGCGATATGTACCCGTTAGTTTTAACTGTTGGGCGTTACCTAGGACAATGGCATACCATGACTCGTACTGGGAAAGTAAATCGGCTCAATAAAATGCACCCTGAACCATTACTTGAAATTCATCCTATGGATGCAAAAGATATGAATATCAAAGATGGTGAGTTATCTGCTCTTAATTCTCGTAGAGGATATCTTACGGTACGTGTAAAAGAAACCGATCGTATACGTCGAGGCACAGTTTTTCTCCCAATGCACTGGGGCTTCACTCAAACAAATCACTGTGAAACAAATAACTTGATGCATGAACAATCATGTCCCGTATCTAAACAGCCTGAACTAAAAGCAAGTGCTGTAATTGTGGCTCCAGTGAATCCTGTCAATCAACCAATTGAAAATGATAAAAAAGGATTTGTTAAATACGTAAAAGAAATCGTCAATATTCAATAA
- a CDS encoding NarK family nitrate/nitrite MFS transporter: MLGNLWTFQGRYRTLHLTWFAFFLTFVVWFNLAPLATTVKADLGLTLGQIRTVAICNVALTIPARVLIGMLLDKFGPRKTYSSLLIFSVVPCLLFASAETFNQLVIARLLLSIVGAGFVIGIRMVAEWFPPKEIGLAEGIYGGWGNFGSAFSALTMVAIAGLLSFSGGFELPTGAVLNWRGAIAGSGVISALYGIFYFFNVRDTPPGKIYQRPTKTAGLEVTSMRDFWGLLGMNVPFAAILAVLCWRLKKVGFLDAGTYPLALFAVLIWFAFQTWGIIRTNSELIAGTKIYPKEDRYEFKQVAILELTYIVNFGSELAVVSMLPTFFETTFDLPKATAGILASSFAFVNLVARPAGGLISDKLGSRKNTMSFLTGGLGIGYLVMSWIKPGTFSGVSGIIVALFITMLASFFVQAGEGATFALVPLVKRRVTGQVAGLVGAYGNVGAVTYLTIFSLLPMWMSGGGETTAEIIANSNSAFFQILGIAGLIVAFMCFFFLKEPKGSFDELHEGEIA; this comes from the coding sequence ATGCTTGGAAATCTTTGGACATTTCAAGGGAGATATCGAACACTTCATCTCACTTGGTTTGCGTTCTTTCTAACTTTTGTTGTTTGGTTCAATTTGGCTCCCCTCGCTACGACTGTTAAGGCAGACTTGGGGCTCACTTTGGGTCAAATTCGAACTGTAGCTATCTGTAATGTTGCGTTAACAATTCCAGCGAGAGTCCTGATCGGAATGCTTTTAGATAAATTTGGACCACGTAAAACATACTCAAGTCTTCTCATCTTTTCGGTAGTTCCATGCTTACTGTTCGCCTCAGCAGAAACTTTTAATCAATTAGTTATCGCTCGCTTATTACTTTCAATTGTAGGTGCAGGATTTGTAATTGGTATTCGGATGGTGGCTGAATGGTTCCCACCTAAAGAAATCGGTTTAGCAGAAGGAATATATGGAGGTTGGGGTAATTTTGGCTCGGCTTTCTCGGCTCTGACAATGGTTGCCATTGCTGGGTTACTTTCTTTTTCAGGTGGATTTGAATTACCAACAGGTGCCGTTCTTAACTGGCGAGGTGCTATCGCTGGCAGTGGTGTGATTTCAGCATTGTATGGCATCTTTTATTTCTTTAATGTCAGAGATACTCCTCCTGGAAAAATTTATCAGCGCCCAACTAAAACAGCTGGTCTAGAAGTCACTTCTATGCGAGATTTTTGGGGGCTTTTGGGTATGAATGTGCCGTTTGCAGCCATACTTGCTGTTTTATGTTGGAGGTTAAAGAAAGTTGGTTTCCTTGATGCAGGAACATATCCATTAGCTCTTTTCGCTGTTTTAATTTGGTTCGCTTTTCAGACTTGGGGGATTATTCGTACAAACTCAGAGTTAATTGCAGGAACTAAAATTTATCCAAAAGAAGACCGTTATGAATTCAAACAAGTAGCAATTCTTGAACTCACATATATTGTTAATTTTGGTTCTGAGCTGGCAGTTGTTTCAATGTTACCTACTTTTTTTGAGACAACATTTGATTTACCAAAAGCAACAGCAGGTATTCTAGCCTCCTCCTTTGCTTTCGTTAACCTTGTTGCACGTCCAGCTGGAGGTCTAATTTCTGACAAGCTCGGAAGTAGAAAAAATACTATGAGTTTTCTAACCGGAGGCTTAGGAATTGGATACCTTGTCATGAGTTGGATCAAACCCGGTACTTTTTCAGGTGTAAGTGGAATTATCGTCGCATTGTTCATAACAATGCTTGCTTCCTTCTTTGTTCAGGCAGGTGAAGGCGCTACTTTTGCTCTAGTCCCACTTGTCAAAAGAAGAGTTACTGGACAGGTCGCTGGTCTTGTTGGTGCCTATGGCAACGTAGGAGCAGTTACTTATCTAACTATTTTTAGTCTTCTACCTATGTGGATGAGTGGAGGTGGAGAAACTACAGCAGAGATAATTGCTAATTCCAATAGTGCCTTTTTCCAAATCTTAGGAATAGCAGGGCTGATAGTTGCATTCATGTGCTTTTTCTTTCTTAAAGAACCAAAAGGATCCTTCGATGAATTACATGAAGGGGAAATTGCATAA
- a CDS encoding MFS transporter, with product MRRLKIPTLLGAFITLLDDRLGETIVLPLLPFLLEQFTTSATTLGFLTGTYAISQFAAAPLIGAMSDRFGRKPIMITCVLGSVIGISLFALTVSLNWDNFLPLWASTVPLSLLFLARIIDGISGGTAATATTILADISTPENRAKTFGLIGVAFGLGFILGPGLGTALAKFSVTLPVWVASGFAIFNLVFVIWFLPETLPKNKRNLLPRKRDLNPISQLLIVFKNPLARRLCLSFFVFFMAFNGFTAVLVLYLKEKFGWSPELCSAAFIVVGVIAMIVQGGLIGPLVKRFGESRLTFAGIGFVMTGCILLTLANIDTSIPLVFSGVAILAMGTGLVTPSLRALISRRLSSIGQGAVLGNLQGLQSLGTFLGAIAAGRSYDLLGPRSPFFGTILLLLLVMFLISGKSLNKQKAIS from the coding sequence TTGAGAAGGCTAAAAATTCCAACACTTTTAGGAGCTTTCATAACACTTCTAGATGATCGGTTAGGTGAAACTATTGTTTTACCTTTATTACCTTTTTTATTAGAACAATTCACCACAAGCGCGACCACTCTCGGTTTTCTAACTGGAACGTATGCAATATCGCAGTTTGCTGCAGCCCCATTAATAGGAGCGATGAGTGATCGTTTCGGTCGCAAGCCGATAATGATCACATGTGTATTAGGTTCAGTAATAGGTATATCCTTATTTGCATTAACTGTAAGCCTAAATTGGGATAATTTTTTACCTTTATGGGCCTCAACTGTACCTTTATCTTTACTATTTTTAGCCAGAATAATTGATGGTATAAGTGGCGGTACAGCAGCTACTGCTACTACGATACTTGCAGATATCTCAACCCCCGAAAATCGCGCAAAAACCTTTGGTTTAATTGGAGTAGCGTTTGGTTTGGGTTTTATTCTCGGACCAGGATTAGGAACAGCCCTAGCTAAATTTAGCGTTACTTTACCGGTATGGGTCGCAAGCGGATTTGCAATATTTAATCTTGTTTTTGTCATTTGGTTTCTACCTGAAACACTGCCAAAAAACAAAAGAAATTTACTACCAAGAAAAAGAGATTTGAATCCAATTAGTCAGCTACTAATTGTATTTAAAAACCCGTTAGCGAGAAGACTTTGCTTATCATTTTTTGTTTTCTTTATGGCATTTAATGGCTTTACAGCTGTTTTAGTCCTTTATTTAAAAGAAAAATTTGGATGGAGTCCTGAATTATGTAGTGCTGCTTTTATTGTCGTTGGAGTTATTGCGATGATTGTTCAAGGAGGTCTAATTGGTCCTCTTGTAAAAAGATTTGGGGAGTCGAGATTAACTTTTGCTGGTATTGGCTTTGTAATGACAGGATGCATTCTTTTAACGCTCGCAAATATAGACACGTCAATTCCACTTGTATTTTCTGGCGTCGCAATACTTGCAATGGGAACTGGACTAGTAACTCCTAGTTTAAGAGCATTAATTTCAAGAAGACTAAGTTCTATAGGTCAAGGAGCAGTATTAGGAAATCTGCAGGGTTTACAAAGTCTGGGAACTTTTCTTGGAGCAATAGCAGCGGGACGCTCATATGATCTTTTGGGTCCAAGAAGTCCATTCTTTGGCACAATATTGCTTCTACTATTAGTTATGTTTTTAATTTCAGGGAAAAGTCTTAACAAGCAAAAAGCTATCTCCTAG
- a CDS encoding anthranilate phosphoribosyltransferase family protein, which yields MPKNYEEFKTYLKKIGSGEFTGKSLTREETKAAITLMLKEEATAAQIGGFMIAHRIRRPIPEELAGMIDAYRELGPKIQSPSNQRQPIFFGMPFDGRKKTAPIYPLTTLLLLTQKKPVILHGGSRMPVKYGVTHNELFQALGLNLTGLSIEQLQNFFNQNDLALIHQPDHFPLAENLIPYRDQIGKRPPLASMELIWTCHQGSHLHISGYVHSPTEERHWTTLELMGEQNVITIKGLEGGIDLSISRSSTIGQYKNQHGTRTVFHPKDYACSGKDIEWSDITEWKKFALQALNGEGPLTKALEWNAGIYFFYAGLSSDIKEGINKAKEVINSGFALKKLEKLIHWRDENIDS from the coding sequence ATGCCGAAAAACTACGAAGAATTTAAAACCTATTTAAAAAAAATAGGTAGTGGTGAGTTTACAGGCAAAAGTCTTACTCGCGAAGAAACTAAAGCAGCTATCACACTGATGCTGAAAGAAGAAGCAACTGCAGCACAAATTGGTGGTTTCATGATTGCACATAGAATTAGACGTCCTATCCCTGAAGAATTAGCCGGGATGATTGACGCCTATAGAGAACTAGGACCAAAAATTCAATCACCTAGTAATCAACGTCAACCTATATTTTTTGGGATGCCTTTTGATGGTCGAAAAAAAACTGCACCTATATATCCTCTAACAACTTTACTATTACTAACGCAGAAAAAGCCTGTTATTTTACATGGTGGTTCTCGTATGCCTGTGAAATACGGCGTTACTCATAACGAACTCTTTCAAGCGCTAGGATTAAATTTAACCGGTCTATCAATCGAACAACTGCAAAATTTTTTCAATCAGAACGACCTTGCCTTAATACATCAGCCAGATCATTTTCCACTAGCTGAAAATTTAATTCCTTATAGAGATCAAATAGGTAAACGCCCACCTCTAGCAAGTATGGAATTAATCTGGACATGTCATCAAGGAAGTCATCTACATATAAGTGGCTATGTTCATTCTCCTACTGAAGAAAGACATTGGACAACCTTAGAACTTATGGGAGAACAAAATGTGATTACTATCAAAGGACTGGAAGGTGGAATAGATCTTTCAATAAGTCGTTCATCAACAATTGGACAGTACAAAAATCAACATGGAACTAGAACTGTTTTTCATCCCAAAGACTACGCATGTTCTGGAAAAGATATTGAATGGAGCGACATCACAGAATGGAAGAAATTTGCCTTACAAGCTCTTAATGGCGAAGGCCCTTTAACTAAAGCGTTAGAGTGGAATGCTGGTATTTACTTTTTTTATGCAGGCTTAAGCTCTGATATTAAAGAGGGAATTAATAAAGCAAAAGAAGTAATCAATTCAGGGTTTGCTTTAAAGAAATTAGAAAAATTAATTCATTGGAGAGACGAAAATATTGATTCCTAA
- a CDS encoding diacylglycerol/polyprenol kinase family protein encodes MPIQIAIFIIALWIIIILLIAVLCKRYFPKKEELSRKIIHIGTGPVILLAWLFDIPKNIAFSTALLITISLGVNYQYRLLPAIEDVERKSFGTIAYGISITLLLLLFWPRYASSISIGVLSMAFGDGLAGLLGRSINSPKWSILGQTKSIVGTLTMGSVVAITTSIISSTNNLGIQPLEILVFSLIATFLEQISPWGIDNLTVPIGVTCIGIWLIGV; translated from the coding sequence TTGCCTATTCAAATAGCTATTTTTATTATTGCGTTATGGATAATTATAATTTTATTAATTGCAGTTTTATGTAAAAGATATTTTCCTAAAAAAGAAGAGTTAAGTAGAAAAATTATTCATATAGGAACAGGGCCTGTAATTCTTTTAGCCTGGTTATTTGATATTCCAAAAAATATAGCTTTCTCAACTGCATTATTGATCACCATATCTTTAGGTGTTAATTATCAATATCGTTTATTACCTGCCATTGAAGATGTCGAGCGAAAAAGTTTTGGAACAATTGCATATGGTATCAGTATCACACTTTTACTTTTACTATTTTGGCCTCGCTATGCATCATCAATTTCCATAGGAGTTCTATCAATGGCTTTTGGTGATGGATTAGCAGGTTTACTCGGAAGGTCTATTAACTCTCCAAAATGGTCAATACTAGGTCAAACGAAATCGATCGTTGGAACATTAACAATGGGGTCAGTAGTAGCTATAACGACTTCAATTATCTCTTCAACTAATAATTTAGGGATACAGCCTCTAGAAATTTTAGTCTTCTCGCTAATCGCAACTTTTTTAGAGCAAATAAGTCCCTGGGGTATCGACAATTTAACTGTACCTATTGGAGTAACTTGTATAGGGATATGGTTAATAGGAGTATAA
- a CDS encoding RpoD/SigA family RNA polymerase sigma factor: MGIPLESAKAISDVSSEKSNSASTSQKLSASTVSSQKSRSSRRQSNRLATDAIGFYLTSIGRVPLLTPAEEIELAHHVQQMKDLLSLPLEQRSTRQKHKIKMGKRARDRMMAANLRLVVSVAKKYQNQGLELLDLVQEGAIGLERAVDKFDPAMGYKFSTYAYWWIRQGMTRAIDNSARTIRLPIHISEKLSKMRRISRELSHRFGRQPNRLELANAMGIEPQDLEDLVSQSAPCASLDAHARGEEDRSTLGELIPDPNSDEPMEGMDRSIQKEHLGGWLSQLNEREQKIMRLRFGLDGEEPLTLAEIGRQINVSRERVRQLEAKAILKLRVMTTHQNAA; the protein is encoded by the coding sequence ATGGGGATCCCGCTGGAATCTGCCAAGGCAATTTCTGATGTTTCATCAGAGAAGTCCAATTCGGCAAGCACAAGTCAAAAACTATCTGCATCAACTGTAAGTAGTCAAAAATCTCGAAGTTCAAGAAGACAAAGTAATCGTCTAGCTACTGATGCTATAGGTTTCTATCTCACAAGTATTGGAAGAGTCCCACTTCTGACTCCTGCAGAAGAAATTGAGCTTGCTCATCATGTCCAACAAATGAAAGATTTGCTGAGCCTACCTCTTGAACAGCGATCTACCCGTCAGAAACACAAAATAAAAATGGGTAAACGGGCAAGAGATCGCATGATGGCTGCAAACCTGAGACTTGTTGTAAGTGTTGCAAAAAAATATCAAAACCAAGGTCTCGAATTACTCGATTTAGTTCAAGAAGGTGCCATTGGATTAGAGAGAGCAGTTGATAAATTTGATCCTGCAATGGGTTATAAATTCTCAACCTATGCCTACTGGTGGATAAGACAAGGTATGACTCGTGCCATTGATAACAGTGCTAGAACTATTCGACTGCCAATACATATCAGCGAAAAACTTTCAAAAATGCGCCGGATATCGCGTGAATTATCTCATCGATTTGGTAGGCAACCAAATCGACTAGAGTTAGCAAACGCAATGGGAATTGAACCTCAAGATCTGGAAGATTTAGTGTCTCAAAGCGCGCCATGTGCATCTCTTGATGCTCATGCAAGAGGCGAAGAAGATCGAAGTACTCTTGGAGAACTAATTCCAGACCCTAATTCCGATGAGCCCATGGAAGGGATGGATAGAAGTATTCAAAAAGAACACCTTGGAGGATGGTTATCTCAATTAAATGAGAGAGAGCAAAAAATCATGAGACTTCGCTTTGGCCTCGATGGAGAAGAACCACTTACTCTTGCTGAAATTGGAAGACAAATAAATGTTTCGAGAGAACGTGTAAGACAACTTGAAGCAAAAGCAATTTTAAAATTGAGAGTAATGACTACCCATCAAAACGCTGCTTAA